Within the Clarias gariepinus isolate MV-2021 ecotype Netherlands chromosome 27, CGAR_prim_01v2, whole genome shotgun sequence genome, the region GATACACATTTAAGAGTAGCTTAAAATCGCTTTAAAAACTCAGCTATGTCAGTTATGTCagaaaaatttacaaaatgtgGCTTAGGAGGAACTGGTGAAGAAATCACCATCAAAAACAGGAAGTCGTAAAGTGTGGCGTTGTGAAAAAGTCACACAAAGATCTTCCCTGTTAAGGCAATCTAAAGGTGGACGAATCATACCTGCTGTGTTTTGGAAGACCAGACACCCAATCAGAAATCATGATGCACTTCTTTTCCTTTTGCACAGTTGTtctgttgtatttttaatggCGTCTTAAAGATCGACACAGAGCATACATGATTCTCAAAATCTATGTTACATGTGTAAGACTATGTTaatatgaagagaaaaaaaataaggtcaCTATAGCAAATACAATGCGTTCTATAAATGTTGAAATAACTAACAAGGCTCATTCTGTTTAAACGCCCATCTATGGCAGACGCTGATGAGAATATCAATGAGTATGCAAATACAATGGTCATGTGACAAGATGTCAAAAGAAACtgtcaaaacaaacaagatgtcAGAAATCCAAATAAGGGAAGATTTTTCTTGTTAGGATCCGTAAAAAGCTTGCATCTTTGTGAGTTGGCTCGGTTTTTGCCATGATGgtggttttaaagaaaattttaatgaGGTCTCAGGTCACGTACGTGCCATGGAAGGGAGATTGTGCCTAAGTGGCGTACTAAAAGTTCGGGCTGCACAAAAttgtcaaaatttattttttatggctACATGTGCAAGGCCAAGACAATAATAGCATCACTTGTCATTTTCATAAATATTCctctatttatttgtttgtttgtttgtttatttgtttacttgtaTAGTCTGAATCAATCTTTAAGCAATGGTTCTCCAGGCtgcctgaaggacttttttcgTCTCTCATTTTTAGTCTATTGCCTGTACCttaccagtttcagaggaatgcttttttgtttaagccacacagtgacctatgaatcattcaccTATAAAACAGCCATCTAACTTGATTCACGAACCCGTGAGAAACAGGAGCAGATGATCGGGCCAGTGATTAGTTACTGCTAATGTCAAATGCTAAATCGTttgaacagacgagagggaaaaTAAGGTTggtatataaacaataaattttaaaatctttaagcACTTTGAgtctgttgcagtaaaacatttgctcccattacttttatttaatttaatataaagaaatggcgGGGGGTCCCAAGACTTTTGGATAGAACTGCAAGTATCAAATAAACCATTTTGTGAAAGTCAATACTGTTGTAAAGTCATGCCCTTCTGGTGACTACCAGACTACAGAGTGCCGGTATGTCTACCCAGATTTATGTGTAATTGTCCGCTCCAGACACCTGGACGGGTGATTTATCCGCCCCTACTGTTGTAATCGTTCTCGTtggtgacatactgtatgactcACCAGATTTATCCTGCAGGTCTTCTAGGCGCTCTCCGCGTTCGATCACCTTCGAGATGTTCTCCTGCATCACATCGATGACCTCGTCAACTTGAGATTGCACCCTGAtacacaaaagcaaaaaagagaGCGTTGTGATACTGAGTCTTCACAAGATCTAACAACATTTGCACTGTTACCAGGACGGGATGTGCTCCCTTACAGGTGATATACAGTGCAGTAGTAAGGCACGAGGCAGGCTATTTTGATCCATACTGATCTGCAAAAAGCATTTCTCATCAATATGTGCTAATTAGAACGATCTTCCGAAAAGCTGCCTGCGTAGGAGTCTAGAAGTCTGTCCATTGAGCCTTCCACCTGCTACAAATATGCACCTTGTACCACCCACAGTTGTACCACTCGCTCCGTTGACCCGGGACACCAAAACACTGGTCGGGCCAAGAGTGGCGAGCCAAATGTGGAAACCTCACATTGACTTACCTGAGTAATTTACGGCATGGCTGCATGGGCTGAACCACACCAAAGGCACGGGGATGGCAGGGTCAAAACTCAAAACAGAAGTGCATACCATTTCCACATTCCTAACTTCAACATCTCAAGGCAGGTCAAATCTAAATGTTGATGGTCTTCATTCCATCTAATGTTTTGAATTACGCACTTACAAATGCAATCATTTTATTATGTCCTAGTAGTCCAAATAATGATAGAAACCTTCTTTCGTTCTGACCATAAGTGTGAAATCAGCCTGGATTGGTCTGTGAAAAATAATTCCTTCACTGGAAAAGTGTGTTTTCAGGGATCTGTTTATAAGAAAGTTATATAAGGTCACCCGGACTGAATTTTAAGCCATGTGCAGGATTTCTATTGGACTAAtaatgtgttctgtgtgtgtttaaatcgaCAGGGTGAAACAGGCCTATAACTCTGGGTCAATAGACATTTTCctttaatgaattttaatatACCCTGGAATACATTGGAATATGCCCATGGCTTCAGGGAATTCAGCATAACCTAATTTTTTGGGCACgcaacattgctgagcctagaaccaactgaagcaacccagatcataacactgccccatgggcttgtacagtaggcatTAGGCATAATGGGGGCATCATTTCATCcacctctcttcttaccctgaggTACCAATCACTCTAGAGCAgtgtaaatctggactcattttGACCTTTTGCtatgctccacagtccattctttatgctccataCCAAATTAAAGCTGTTTTTCCAATAAGCATCACTTATAAGTGgatttcttaaggctacacaactgtttagtcctAATTCCTTGAGTTtggtgtgtggaaatgctctctcttttactattaaacataattgTGATTTGAATTGACCAAATGATTAAGTTTCTCCTATCACGGTCATTCAAAAATTTTTAGATCACATTGCTTCTTCAAAGATGATGGTTTACCACTGTCCTTTCAGATTTCAGTAATGCATTGGACAGTtttaatctccttagttgttttctttggttTTGACCCTAGTAACATCTTGCCATGACACACAGGATGTGTCTTCTAACATGGTTggttaagaaatgagaagctactctcCGCATCAAtgagggttaaataacttgttgacaGCTGAACAATATAAATCACTGCAGTATTTAACCAATGCAAGTACCCGGATAGCTCTGGTAATCACTTACTGTCTGATTTTGTCATTCTGGGGGCCAAACCTGGGTCCAGTTGGTCCTCTTCtgtaagaaagacaaaaaaaaaaaaaaaaaaaaaagacatcagaGTCATCAGAGACATCTAAagatgaggtgtgtgaggtagggagagagagtgtgttgcTCACAAAAAGAAGTCTTCCTCCTCATCAGAGTCTTCCTCCAGCAAGTTCCTCTGGTGAAAAACAAAGTCAGATCAGGACGAGTTATTTCTAAGTGTACCATTGTTTTCTGATGTATGTCTTTATGCTGCATTTAATGCAACGATTAGCCTACTAGtctaaaaaaagtataaaatgtatttgttttttattgtataaaaataacactgataataataatcactgaaGAAGCTACTTCGATGAGTAATGAAACATTTCTACTAAACTTGATTCTGGCTGGATTTTGGCAGTTCTAAATGAGCAAGCTTTAGTCCACACTATAGTTTAACGCTGTGCTACCGTAACTAAATGCTTACTACAGGTGTCTGACTTTACAGAAACTCGAGAGCTGTGCGAGAGGGCTGACCAGGTCTAACATCCTTCCATAAAACTGTAACTGCACCCAGACTCCACGTGCAATTCTGGAGTGTTGTGTCTGCTGTTTTCCCAGCAGCACAGCTCTCgtactgtaatataaatataaatccatCTCTTTCAGAACAAGTTACAATCAACAGTGATGGCGTAACCGCCACCTGAGGGACATATTAGAAAAATATCAGTTAGACCTCGCTTCACAGATGTCCGAACGGGAATATTTATGAGGAAAGTCCAGAAAGACTTTTCTTTGGATACCACAGAGCTCAGTATTTTCATCCAATAATTTGCAGCTGGTTCTTGACAAACCCACATACAGTGATGACAGTTATGAGGACGTGTTAATGTTTTACCATAAGACAGATAGAACAATTCTTTACTCCTGTGAGATCAGAggaccatgatttttttttcttcattaactatcctttttactttttaacatcATAATTAAAATTCCCTTGCAATCTCTTCAGCCATCTtttcacattaatttttttttttgttatctcATAAAGAAACATGCAGTTAGACCTATGTTGCACACAAATAGCTCTTTATGGTTTTATTTCTTGCCATAGGGAAGTAATAATGCATATAAAGTCATTTtgaggcataaaaaaaaaaaagagagaaaataagcCTGCAAGGACGAAAACATAAGGAAGAGCCAGGGATGGAGAAGAGGTCACATGGGTGAAAAACACTCGGAACACAGACGTGGACTGGTAGTCATTAGTGATGATCTGCTGGGAGGAAGAAaggagcaagtgtgtgtgtgcatgctttttTTAACAGTCTGACATAGAAAACCAAGAACCATTATACTTCCCACACTATGAAGCACGAGAAGGCAGTATTGAGGTGCTTCCAAAATATACAGCCATTTTGTTTACTGACTGGATAGCTATGCATCCAGTGACGTTAAAGGCTTAATCAAATTTAACCCCTGAATAATGAAGCTTGTGATCCTTTTATAATTATCACGCACTCACTGAACTGCCAGAGGAGCAGAATTTATTATAAGAGCATTTATTATAAATCTGGAACGGGAGGTTTAACTTATAGGTGTAATAAACGTgcgtgtccacatacttttggccatttGGTGCACCGTCACTAAGCACAATATTAGGAAAACTATCCTCACACTGTTAGGGCCTGACTTTACTCTTATAATAGCCTCAATTCTTCTGGCACAGATAGATATTTTTGTCATGCTAATCACATCTTGTTCTACCAAAGGTGTTCTACTGGATTCAGATCTGGCGACTGGCAGTAGCCATAAGATAATGGGTAAATCGTGACCAAGAAGGGATGCACATGTTCAGCAACATTACTCAAATAGACTGTGGTGTTCAACTGATGATCGATTGGGATTAACGAGCTCAAAAtatgccaagaaaacattccccTAGCTTGGACTGTTCTCACAAGGCAGGTTGTGTCAATGGATTCATGTTGTTGGTGACAGATTCAAACCCGACCATGCAGAAATCcagattcatcagaccaggctaaaactggtttggtttggtttggtgAGCCTGTGCCTAATGCAGCCTCAGCTTTCTGTTCTAGCCTGACAGAAGTGAAACCCAACAtggtcttttgctgttgtattccatccacctcaaggttcCACATGTTTTGCACGCTTTCCACAATTGCGCAGAGTGGTTATCTGAGTTACTCTAGCCCTTCTGTCAGCTCGACCCGGCCTGGCCATTCTCTGCTCTCTCACCAACAAGTCTTTTCTATTCACAGAATTGCATCTAACTGGCTTTTTCCCCCCATTATTGCATCATTATGAGAAAACTCTAAATACTGCAATaggttaaaatatatatatatatatatttcaaaatcACAGGTTGACAATTATAGAAACACTTAGAACATCCCATCTTTCACCATAATCTAAATCACAGAGATCACATTTTCCCTTGAGACTACTAGCATGTACCTGcatgaatagttttttttgcaGCGCACTACAGCCACACTATAGCGTGATTAAATATCTGCATGATTTAACATGTTACTAATAAAAGGGCAAAAAACGCGTTgtgattaatatattaattttaacacGGTACAATTTTACCTTTACCTACAGTAGCTATGTAGATGATGGCACGTTTAATGTGGATATGATGgctgaggaaacatcaccaggtgtactgaacagcaagtttcattataaaagctTATAaatggaagtttggataaaactaAAGTTGTGTGCGCAAGCTACCTTGAAGAGGAACAACTTTTACAAGAGTACATTAGATGTAATGCATGTGGTTGCtggctcaggtggctaaggctTTAGGTTGTTGATTTTCGGACCTGAGGATTCAGGTTTGGGTCCCGCCATCAGTCGGTTACCACACCGCAAAtaacccagccactgcatgcagtgccagtcgCATTTGCAAGATTTGAATGTAAtaattgttaaatgttaatatttaagaTGTCATAAACTTGCATACATCTCCactaaccagtttgtcatgtATTTCTTAATTCCAACAGTGCACACTCATAATACAGGTAAATCTAAGTATTTTAAAAGTGTGACTATGACTGTCATTAACtagattaaaattttaacacATGGTCATCCAGTTTCTTTGGTTGCCATTATAACTTTCCACTGCCACCAAGAGTGTCTTATACCACATACAAAACAATTTCAAGTTGAACTGCTTAAATCTTAAATGATGATATCCCACAATGCTCTGCAACGTGACACATCTTACCCTCTCACTGCGCACAGAGCCGGTGACCTCGTCATCGTTCAGGTGCCGCTTAAATTTGGGAGGCATGGTGGCGTCAGTCTGCTCCTCCCTCTCTGGCTCCCTCTTGCAGaaccacagagaaaaaaaaataaatcaattatccATTATAtttaggaaatatttaaaacGAGCATTTATTCATGTAATCTTATTGATGTAAAATTATATGAAAAACATTGCACATATTGCACTTCAAATTACCAGATCATCTGCCATCTTGgttaaaagaatttaaattgGAAACTATTGGTATACAGTATTGGTTTTACAGTAATCCTGTAACTAAGTGTATTTATGGATAAttgttggatttatttatttttttccaaaaaaaaaaaaatccatcagctcatttcacttaaataaatttcttataaataCCCTGCATGTGCACAATGCTTTAACTTTTACCCCAGACTTTAATGTAAGAACCATAAGTTATCAGAggttgacagaaaaaaaaagatttaattgtGTATCATCATTCTTGTTTGTGGCAATTGGTCcggatattttaaaataactttttaattcatatagagtatgtttgcatttgagatgtactgtaaatgtgagAAGTTACTTACTGGTCCTCtacaatcctacaggtggtgtgctctaaactattcacaggCCGACACAGAATAGGATCCCGTGTGGTATGCTCGTATAATCACGAAAGTTACAGGACCGCAATTCAAATCAaatcggcacctaggtatcgtgatatgGTACCGGGTGATCCCTGTATGTATAAGTTATACTATATTAACTCTTATATTTGACGGACATTGCAGATTCAACATATAGGACAAAAATGATCTTGAACCCCTGGCTTGGATCAATGTGAAGACCTCAGTATAACAGCAGATTAATCCCTGATATCTGATATTAGCTAAATGAGGATGAGCTCCCTGTTGACTCCAATTCTTCTTAAagttttttcctattgccatctcagtgagtttttccttgcaatcagggacaatctgttaataaatatttataaatatttcgtaacacattttaaattaaactgaactAAACCGATTATGAAAGCAGATAAAgttgctttttataaaaaagtttcTTCGCCCGCTTTTactggtttgtttttaaataacatttcgGGTACAAGTTCACTCTTGCTATAAAGGATGAAATGGCCAATATCAAGATCCActgacctgttttttttattatttaaaccctAAATCTCTGTCTCTTTTACTCTTCTCCCGGAGACcactgttttctctctctttaacatCACATAGCGCAATGAGACAAGCCTGGAAACGGTCTGTTAATTTTCAAACTGATTTTTGTGCAAAAATCATTcacaatgaaacaaaaaaaaaaaaaaacacatccctGTTGCCATTCCCACCCCTTCACCCCAAACTCaatgtgaaggaggtgtggtaCCATTGAATCCACTGTCCTCTCTTTGAGATTGCTTTCTGCTTGTGGCGTTGGAAAAAACGGATTCAAAACAGACTCTTCTGGGCCACGTGCACGATGAACGATCCAGAAATCAGGAGAAGTGAAAAACTGGGGAAGTCAAGGGAAgaggaaggaaataaaaagaaacagatagaggaagagaaagaaaggattCAGGAACAGCACTTAAGTGAGAAAGACGCAGGAATGACCATAAACATAAACCAATTAGCTGCAacatgaccacctgcctaatattgagtaggtgaCGCCTTTCTATTAAatccagcattaacctttttatcAATTTCAGTGACCGTAGCTAGTGTAGATTCAGTCGATGAaaatgttaatgctggttgtgatagaaaggtgtcagaacacacagtgcatcactgttatggtgaGAAAAAAGggaacctactcaatattaggcaggtggtcataatgttatggctgatcggtgtactgTATTTACCTGCCTAATATCAGTAGGTTCCCCCTTTTGCCCCCATAACAGTgatgtactgtgtatgtttttcaGTGATGAGTTTTCTGTAGTAATAACAATCGTTCAGGAAGGAAGCATGACTCCATGGAAATGATAAACAAAACATGAGATGGATGTGTTGTCATGTTGGACAGGTTAAGGTTGAGgttgaggatgatgatgatgagcagGATGGTGATCATGCTAATGAAGAATATGTTCAAACATCGATTAATCCGGTATTGTCAAAAGTTACAATACAAgattttatccatccatctgggAACCATTGTAGTCACACTTGGAACCGTTGATGCTAGTGGTGATAACTGGAGGCCAacggtgaccattgtattttccatttttacaaTCAAGGTAATTGATTGATCAGATTTATTCTGAAGTACGGTaccgtggcttagtggttatcactgtcgccttgcacctccggggtccaACTCCAGCCTTAGGGTCTatgagcatggagtttgcatggtggggttccatgcttggtgggtttcctccgggtactccagtttcctcccatagttcaaataaatgcaaattagaCTAATTAGTGTCACAAAAGTGCctgtatgtgaatgagtgtgtgattcgGTGTGTGCCTTGTGGTGAATTGTCCAGCACGTGTACCCCGCCtagtgccctaaatctcctagGATGGGCTTTAGGCGCACCCTACCCCcgagaccctgtatacaagattgAAAAAAGTGATATAGACGATGCGTGAGTGGGTGAGGTGATGTCCAGGGAAGctgtcatgaaaaaaaaaaaagcctaaaaatctttttttatgataaagCTTTACCACACAGTGTAGTGGACCTGTAATATAATAAAGTGGACCTGTAATAAATGGgacttaaataagaaaaatactaaataacttgtattccttatttatttaaaaaaaacatttattttggtttatttattttaatttcactgaCACTATTAGGAGTGTATGAATCTGTCTTCcatgtattgtattgtattgtattgtattggtTAAGCTAGCTAAGTCAGCTAACACAATTTTATCACTGTTAGCCATCATTTTGagattatacatttttacaatatcacctttaattgtttataaaacattttagaacaaatatttaatatgtatatgttaaacaaatttaaatttggATTAGTGTTTGTGATAAATGACACCGCTAGCTAGTTAGCTTCACGTCAAATACAGGCTGTGGCTGAATCAGCATACTAGCGTACTAGATAGTGTGCGAGACTAGCACGAAACAGTAGCTAGCATACTGCGCTACTTAGCACGCTAGTATAGGGACACCGAGCTGTATTAAAGCCTTGGTTACAGCTTTTCACATCTGGTAAACACAACCAGAATGAAACCCGGACAATCATgacaaactaataaaaatgataattaaaataaaatactaaacaggtgaaaaaagtgaaaaatcaaGCGGCTAATAGAGCTAGACACAGAAGCACGCGCACACGGGCCTCTcagaacaaacagcatcagAGCCATGATCTCTGTCTTTACCTGCAGTGTGTGTCCCTGTAGGTCTAAGGTTCAGGTTACAACATTCACAGATGAGAAAAGCGGTGAAGGAGCTGATCCTCTGCCCTGGTGGAAGCAGTATCAAGGCGGCACAGTGATTCCCCTCTCATATGACCAGGAAGTgatcgtacacacacacacacacacacacacacacagctgagtgGATTAGAAGCACACATGTGTAAACATCACCTCAAACCACCAACCAGGTCATCATATAACCTTACCCATGGTGTACAccgttttacatttaataacagATAATAacaatgctttttatttatattgtattattagaATAAAATACATGCTTGTTAAATGACGTCATTACTAAGCACTACTAAGGATAATGCAAGCTAGGCATGGTGGCTCAGAGGCTGCCCAATACCTCCAGGGTTGCAGGTTGGAATCTTACATCTGGTCTGTGTGGGCAGTTTacatattctccctgtgctttgttgAGGTCTCCGAAGGGTACTTAAGGATTCcccccatagtccaaagatatgGAGTTGTAGGCTGAGTGTCGTTTCcaaatttactgtttatttatttatttatttatttttgtgtgtgtgttagtgtgtgtgcactgtggcCTTACCCtttcagggttgagggttcgagtcctgccttggggtctgtatgcatggagtttgcatgctttccCTGGTCTGATAGTAGGCAGCGTCATAAACtgttatgtcatactgtgagcGTCTCACAGCCACTTCTCACCAGCTGTAACAGTAGCCAGCCGTCAACGGCGAAAAACGGTTACTTCCAGCCGAGCTAATAGCTACTGAAAGTCCTGTGTAGTGGGTGTCCCTAACAAAGTCCGTGAATGTAATAAAGAGAGTCATTATCAccttttatgtcatactgtgaggTAATACTATGCAAAACATCCGCGAGTTGACCTCACACTAGTTGGTCAAATATCATGGCAGTTCTTCAAGGTCATCATTCAAATCCCACTGCACACttttgggataaactggaatGCTGAATGCACTCCGGATATACTCCTCATTCAAAGTCACTGCATGTTATTACTAAAGCTCTCGAGGCTGAATGAACAAAAATACGTACATCCAAGCTCCAAAATCTAGAGGAAAGCCTTCAGAAAAGAGTGCAGGTTATTAAAACCGCAAGGAGGAGACTAAATCTTTAACAGGAATGTACATACGGGAATGTACATACGAATGTACATACGGGTGTGGTGTTCAGGTGACAACAACCTTTTAACCATATAGTGTGTCTAATAATAGATAAACCTATAAGGGTTGGGTGATGTGTCATCGCTGGCATAATAAGAAGGATGTGGCAGCAGCTATTGTAATTACCCCACTAATGGTACTGTTCTATTTTTTGTCCCTTTGTGTCATTTGTACACACGCTATCTCCTTTTAGTTCATTAATCTTTAGTAGCTgctttattctggtcagggtTGTGGTGGATCCAGATTACTGGGCACAAGATGGGAGAATTCTCCTCAGACTCCTAGACACCAGACTACTGAATTGAACCATATGTGCACACAGACCTAGAGCAAATTAGCTTAAAAGTTCTTAACATAGGGGTTGCAACATAGTAGAGGCTCATAGGAGTGGAACTAAAATAGATAAACAATGTAATAGTGTTCCCAAGGTCTGAAAGAAGATTAATGACGGAAGGTTAATGACGTCTATGTTGATCATCAGCAGCAGTTGTACCACATTAAAGTATGAGGCCGTTCACGGTAACATACTGAGTCACATTtataccaatcagccatagcattaaaaccatttacattaAAATCACCTAGGTTTTGGATTCCCTTTGTGCTGGCTGGGTATCTCTGGCCCCTAAGGACATGAGTCCCTAAGACCTTTGAGGTGTCCTGGGACACCAGGACGTTCACAGAGGATTCATTGGGAGCAGTGGATTGCTGGGTGGGACTTCagtaaatttgatttgattatcTAGTGCATCCCATTGATTGGGATCTACGAAGTTTGGAGACAGAGTTGGCGGCTTTTGGCTCTTTGCCTGCACGGTGGGCAGTGGGTGATCTGAAGCCTTTCGATTGTAGAAAACAGATAAATAGAaaaccttttcagcaatttgtgctgcatcaaATTTTCTGTAAAATCAGACCAGATAGGCTTGGGGGCCCATGATCCTGTaaccagtttgctggtgtatagttgataatcagtgttaatgtgctAATGTTATGGGTGATCAGGTTGGTTATACTGGAAAAAGCGTAAGTAGCCAATTAGCTCCCCTGCATGTCTGTTGTAAGAACTGGataacccagaggaaacccatatTATCACTCAAGGGCTTCAAACCAGGAACTCTGGAACTATAGGACAGCACCGTTACCTGCTAACCAAAACACTTTGGTTTCAAAGTTTGATCATCATCAAACACAGGATGGTGTACATAACCTTACCTCACTTGTACCTCCTCTGTCACTGCTGCTGACTTACGAATTAAAAGTacaattacaattttataattttatacttGTGAAATAGATCTGCAATGCCTGGATAAATCTCAGAATTTTGACTTTTTCTtaggataatttttttccctggaTTAATTCTCAAAAGTAAGCTGCAAAAATATTAGAGAACCTCGTCTTTTGAAGAATTATGTCATAAAGAAGCAAATGTGTGGGATGTGAACCAGTCCAAAGTATCATGTCTCTGTTTCCTCCAATCAGAGACCGGTTTGAGTGATGATTCTAAATTTGTGCTCACTTTCAAAATAATCTGGTAAATCATTAAAGGAACCTACCTGAATTAAATTCCATTTT harbors:
- the vamp4 gene encoding vesicle-associated membrane protein 4 isoform X2, which translates into the protein MPPKFKRHLNDDEVTGSVRSERRNLLEEDSDEEEDFFLRGPTGPRFGPQNDKIRQVQSQVDEVIDVMQENISKVIERGERLEDLQDKSESLSDNASAFSSRAKQLHRRMWWRDVKMKMIVALVIVIVLLIIIIPVILRYH
- the vamp4 gene encoding vesicle-associated membrane protein 4 isoform X1; this translates as MREPEREEQTDATMPPKFKRHLNDDEVTGSVRSERRNLLEEDSDEEEDFFLRGPTGPRFGPQNDKIRQVQSQVDEVIDVMQENISKVIERGERLEDLQDKSESLSDNASAFSSRAKQLHRRMWWRDVKMKMIVALVIVIVLLIIIIPVILRYH